A genomic stretch from Sphingobacterium sp. ML3W includes:
- a CDS encoding AraC family transcriptional regulator, producing MNRIPEYQPDNFKAIINVERPNTRKIFNDFFIEPLSVLDEKTIMPSLPHRKTVNDFVFISKGKLDKMVCSDISTLTSGTCMILPAYKIRTLLYSSKDIEGYYCHFSDDFITEGSGLKRVQEIYHLSELLNTHSFELDDGHSKRIEILLKHSMNLYGSDDNQYLLKLYLNTFIGELVHFIKTLPIPIFSPRETITQRFRKLITSHIQDTHVIQVYAELLHVSPNHLNKCVKITTGKTASELINEALLMEAKALLSLPQYAISEVAYSLGFEDISYFSRFFRKHAHYTPSEYRNMIGLS from the coding sequence ATGAATCGCATACCTGAATATCAGCCAGATAATTTCAAGGCAATTATCAATGTGGAGCGTCCAAATACAAGGAAGATTTTTAATGATTTTTTTATCGAACCGCTTTCTGTGTTAGATGAAAAAACAATTATGCCATCCTTACCACATCGCAAGACAGTAAATGATTTTGTTTTCATCAGTAAAGGTAAATTAGATAAAATGGTATGCTCGGATATTTCTACACTTACATCCGGTACCTGCATGATTTTGCCTGCGTATAAAATCAGAACCCTCCTATATAGCTCGAAGGATATAGAAGGTTATTATTGTCACTTTTCGGATGATTTTATTACTGAAGGAAGTGGGTTGAAAAGAGTACAGGAAATTTATCATTTGTCGGAATTATTGAATACCCATTCATTCGAATTAGACGATGGACATTCTAAGAGAATCGAAATACTTTTAAAACATTCAATGAATTTATATGGATCGGATGACAATCAATATTTGTTAAAATTGTATCTAAATACCTTCATAGGGGAGCTTGTCCATTTTATAAAAACATTACCTATTCCTATCTTTTCACCAAGAGAAACCATTACACAGCGGTTCCGAAAGCTAATTACGTCACATATTCAAGATACCCACGTCATACAAGTGTATGCGGAGCTATTGCATGTGTCTCCCAATCACCTAAATAAATGCGTAAAAATTACAACCGGTAAAACGGCTTCTGAACTAATAAATGAAGCACTGTTAATGGAAGCAAAGGCATTATTATCACTGCCCCAATATGCAATCTCTGAAGTAGCCTACTCACTGGGATTTGAAGATATTTCATATTTTTCCCGTTTTTTTAGAAAGCATGCACATTATACTCCTTCGGAATATCGTAATATGATTGGTTTGTCCTGA
- a CDS encoding helix-turn-helix transcriptional regulator: MEKEEGLPRKFKSLSDFHRTLGQVMPFHPMVSLIDIGVNHIDPDESFSSFMTDFYQIIYKPDMQGKARYGQNYYDFAEGGLIFSAPHQIFEAPPRSTKSGYVLSIHPDFLLSYPLAKKIKQHGFFSYATNEALHLSEYEKQTIMSIFKIIDDELKSRMDELSHEVIISQLDLLLNYCNRFYKRQFITRKVVNNDLLVRMEDFLDNHFNSMELLGRALPTVHDLAEHLNTSPSYLSDMLRSLTGQNAQQHIHNKLIDKAKEKLSTTENSISEIAYQLGFEHPQSFSKLFKAKMNVSPSAFRQSFN; this comes from the coding sequence ATGGAAAAGGAAGAAGGCCTACCTCGCAAATTCAAATCTTTGTCAGACTTTCATCGGACGTTGGGGCAGGTGATGCCCTTTCATCCGATGGTGAGCCTCATCGATATCGGTGTTAATCATATTGATCCGGATGAATCCTTTAGCTCGTTTATGACAGATTTCTATCAGATCATATATAAGCCGGATATGCAAGGGAAGGCAAGATATGGGCAAAATTACTATGACTTTGCCGAAGGAGGATTGATATTTTCAGCTCCGCATCAGATATTCGAAGCCCCACCACGTAGTACTAAATCAGGTTACGTTTTATCGATTCATCCGGATTTTTTATTATCCTATCCGCTGGCAAAGAAAATAAAACAACATGGATTCTTTTCCTATGCCACTAATGAGGCACTTCATCTATCTGAATATGAAAAGCAAACGATCATGTCAATCTTTAAAATAATTGATGATGAATTAAAGAGTAGGATGGATGAGTTGAGTCATGAGGTAATTATTTCCCAGCTTGATTTGTTGCTGAATTACTGCAACCGTTTCTACAAAAGGCAGTTTATCACGAGAAAAGTAGTAAATAATGACCTTTTAGTTAGAATGGAGGACTTTTTGGATAATCATTTCAATAGTATGGAACTATTGGGCAGGGCACTGCCAACCGTACACGATCTTGCTGAACATCTGAATACATCCCCAAGTTATTTGAGCGATATGCTTCGCTCATTGACCGGGCAAAATGCGCAACAGCACATACATAATAAACTGATTGATAAAGCTAAGGAAAAGCTGTCGACGACTGAAAATTCAATTAGTGAAATCGCATACCAGTTAGGTTTCGAACATCCACAATCATTCAGTAAATTATTTAAAGCAAAAATGAATGTTTCACCTTCAGCATTCAGGCAGTCTTTTAACTGA
- a CDS encoding NADP-dependent oxidoreductase — protein sequence MKAFVVRNYGKKEELSFREVSKPTLGENEVMIEIYAAGLNQLDTKILSGEFKMILPYKTPFILGHDLAGIVIETGSKVTTFKMGDEVYARPSDRHIGTFAEYLAVDENDLALKPKNLSMNEAAGVPLVALTAWQALVEIGKLKKGQKVFIQAGSGGVGTFAIQLAKYLGATVATTAGKTSFPMLQELGADVLIDYKTQDFETMLKNYDLVLNSQDNKTLKKSLNVVRKGGKVISISGPPTPTFAQEIGASWIIASVLSLLSFGVRKKAKRRGIDYEFLFMKSSGKQLAQITKLIEDGTIKIVVDKVYPFSQTNEALNHVASGRAKGKIVVKIK from the coding sequence ATGAAAGCATTTGTAGTTCGAAACTATGGTAAGAAAGAGGAGTTATCATTCCGTGAAGTTAGTAAACCCACGCTCGGCGAGAACGAGGTCATGATTGAGATCTATGCGGCAGGCCTCAATCAGTTGGATACTAAAATTCTGTCAGGTGAATTCAAAATGATCTTACCCTATAAAACACCATTTATTCTGGGACATGATTTGGCGGGTATTGTAATCGAAACAGGTTCAAAGGTTACAACGTTTAAAATGGGAGATGAGGTTTACGCCCGTCCTTCCGATCGTCACATCGGAACCTTTGCCGAATACTTAGCTGTTGACGAAAATGATTTGGCCTTAAAACCAAAAAATCTTTCCATGAACGAAGCAGCTGGTGTTCCGCTCGTGGCTTTGACCGCTTGGCAAGCTTTAGTAGAAATAGGGAAGTTAAAGAAAGGACAAAAAGTTTTTATACAGGCTGGCTCCGGAGGAGTTGGAACTTTTGCCATTCAGTTGGCAAAATATTTAGGTGCCACTGTTGCCACTACAGCTGGAAAAACAAGTTTCCCAATGCTTCAGGAGTTAGGAGCAGATGTTTTAATTGACTATAAAACACAGGATTTTGAAACAATGTTGAAGAACTACGATTTGGTATTAAATAGCCAAGACAACAAGACGTTGAAGAAGTCTCTAAATGTAGTAAGAAAAGGAGGTAAGGTAATTTCTATCTCAGGTCCTCCAACACCAACATTTGCACAGGAAATTGGCGCTTCATGGATCATTGCTTCAGTATTATCACTTCTTAGTTTCGGAGTGAGGAAAAAAGCAAAAAGACGAGGTATTGATTATGAGTTCCTGTTCATGAAATCAAGTGGAAAACAGCTTGCACAAATCACGAAGCTTATTGAAGATGGAACAATTAAAATTGTTGTAGATAAGGTTTATCCATTTTCGCAAACGAATGAGGCTCTGAACCACGTGGCAAGTGGAAGAGCAAAGGGAAAGATTGTGGTAAAAATAAAATAG
- a CDS encoding AraC family transcriptional regulator, translating to MKQFPKEKILENNKLLFARWKTNTVSTKQYILMQENAFVFVIKGKKIIFRDKEILEVNNRQLLIVKKGIHNMTEYLAEDGVFEAIVIYFNDTFIKKMKLFDDVSIDTNQPNIKALNQQILVLNKNKTIESFVVQYVVYIQENENNQTILTLKVNELIYLLLSTYPYTRQFFSTIIYERNDLEDMVEKLYKENYTIDQLAKFSNRSLSTFKRDFNRIFQSSPAKWIVSRKLSDACVLLLNTNKSISEIAFESGFESLSLFDKSFRRHFKITPSFFREQPVNQNDKT from the coding sequence ATGAAACAATTCCCAAAAGAAAAAATTCTAGAGAATAATAAACTACTGTTTGCAAGATGGAAAACCAATACAGTGTCTACTAAACAATATATTCTGATGCAAGAAAACGCGTTCGTTTTCGTTATTAAAGGGAAAAAAATAATTTTCCGAGATAAGGAGATATTGGAAGTGAACAACAGACAACTTTTGATAGTAAAGAAAGGGATTCATAATATGACCGAGTATCTTGCTGAGGATGGTGTTTTTGAAGCGATTGTTATTTACTTTAACGATACATTTATAAAAAAAATGAAACTATTTGATGATGTAAGTATAGATACCAATCAACCTAACATCAAAGCATTAAATCAGCAGATACTCGTTCTCAATAAAAATAAAACCATTGAGAGCTTTGTTGTTCAATATGTAGTTTATATTCAAGAAAATGAAAACAACCAAACCATTCTTACTTTAAAAGTGAATGAGCTTATTTATCTCCTTTTAAGTACATATCCATATACTAGACAATTTTTCAGTACTATTATTTATGAAAGAAACGATTTGGAAGACATGGTAGAAAAATTGTACAAAGAGAATTATACGATTGATCAACTTGCAAAGTTTTCAAATCGAAGCCTATCCACATTTAAAAGGGATTTTAACAGGATATTTCAAAGCTCTCCTGCGAAATGGATTGTCTCCCGTAAGCTTTCAGATGCCTGTGTTCTATTATTAAATACAAATAAGAGTATATCTGAAATTGCATTTGAAAGCGGATTCGAGTCGTTATCCCTATTTGATAAATCTTTTAGGAGACATTTCAAAATTACGCCATCATTCTTTCGAGAACAACCTGTGAACCAAAACGACAAAACTTAG
- a CDS encoding efflux RND transporter permease subunit: MGGAIALLLTGNPMSLVSIIGFIGPSGIQVKNSLLLVDFTN, from the coding sequence TTGGGTGGTGCAATAGCGCTGCTTTTAACCGGCAATCCCATGTCTTTGGTTTCTATCATCGGTTTTATCGGCCCGTCAGGAATACAGGTTAAGAATTCGCTCCTCCTCGTGGATTTTACAAACTAG
- a CDS encoding WG repeat-containing protein yields MKFPLLLLLLIGFYSVTFAQKEKKHLALVRLDGKCGFIDAFGREVIPPVYDDAGSWGNNLVPVNIGKYVPDADPVVLVAPSNVNPKDSVKHNEQYKTVDIKKEGKGKWGYCDTSGALAIPVQFTNTTFFSEGIAGVEINGKWGFINTSGKIVVQPVYDKIGHFSQGLAVVAKNDLYGYINLKGEEVIKLQYVNAKAFENGFAQVWEKYTSKKYNKNSIGRIINLKGEIVTDAKYDIDDTFSNGLFSFWLPEGELLLGLMNTKGQMITPPIYKEISRFNNGLARVMIYKEDKDFKEFYPNYGYINTKGKEVVEVGLAKATEFYEGMAVVARFDNKDDGELDHALINTKGELVLGYNWKQLVLLDSKHLMAISIKNPNETLLITPQGKKILSFEKEDKGLADLGNGLFALMNAEGEPLGLVGLNKQLPFNASQNKGRKYMSYQFGLIQFRPLSNSNENVSHFKIGLINLKGNIVVKPKYDEISSFEPTDNSL; encoded by the coding sequence ATGAAATTTCCATTGTTGTTATTGCTATTGATCGGATTTTATTCAGTCACATTTGCACAAAAAGAAAAAAAGCACTTGGCCTTGGTTCGCCTAGATGGAAAATGTGGATTTATTGATGCTTTTGGTCGTGAGGTAATTCCTCCTGTTTATGACGATGCCGGTTCTTGGGGCAATAACCTTGTGCCCGTAAATATAGGTAAGTATGTACCTGATGCCGATCCAGTGGTGTTGGTTGCGCCATCGAACGTAAATCCAAAAGATTCTGTCAAGCATAATGAGCAATACAAAACCGTTGATATAAAAAAAGAAGGAAAGGGCAAATGGGGCTATTGCGATACATCTGGGGCATTGGCTATTCCTGTTCAGTTTACGAATACCACTTTTTTTAGTGAAGGAATTGCAGGCGTTGAGATAAATGGAAAATGGGGCTTTATCAATACGAGCGGGAAAATAGTGGTACAGCCCGTGTACGATAAGATAGGACATTTTTCACAAGGACTGGCAGTAGTAGCTAAAAATGATTTGTATGGCTATATCAATTTAAAAGGCGAAGAAGTAATTAAACTTCAATACGTAAATGCAAAAGCCTTTGAAAATGGATTTGCGCAGGTGTGGGAGAAATATACTTCCAAAAAGTATAATAAAAATAGTATTGGCAGGATTATCAACCTGAAGGGAGAAATAGTTACAGATGCCAAATATGATATAGATGATACTTTTTCGAATGGCTTGTTCAGCTTTTGGCTGCCAGAAGGAGAGTTGCTCCTAGGGCTAATGAACACCAAGGGACAAATGATCACGCCGCCAATTTATAAAGAGATTTCACGCTTTAACAACGGCTTAGCCAGGGTTATGATTTATAAGGAAGATAAGGATTTCAAGGAGTTTTATCCCAACTATGGCTATATCAATACAAAAGGAAAAGAGGTGGTGGAGGTAGGGCTGGCCAAAGCGACCGAATTTTATGAGGGTATGGCGGTAGTAGCCAGGTTTGACAATAAAGACGATGGAGAACTGGACCACGCTTTAATTAATACCAAGGGAGAATTAGTACTGGGTTACAATTGGAAACAGCTCGTACTTTTAGACAGTAAGCATCTTATGGCTATTAGCATTAAAAATCCAAATGAAACCCTACTTATTACTCCCCAAGGAAAAAAGATTTTATCCTTTGAAAAAGAGGATAAGGGGCTTGCCGACTTGGGAAATGGTTTGTTTGCCCTGATGAATGCTGAAGGCGAACCATTGGGACTTGTCGGTTTAAACAAACAATTACCTTTTAATGCTAGCCAGAACAAAGGCCGAAAATACATGTCGTACCAATTTGGTTTAATCCAGTTTCGTCCTCTCAGTAATAGTAATGAAAACGTATCTCATTTCAAAATAGGGCTTATCAATCTAAAAGGAAACATTGTGGTTAAGCCTAAATACGACGAAATATCAAGTTTTGAGCCAACAGACAATTCATTGTAA
- a CDS encoding dihydrofolate reductase, which produces MKVTVIANISANGRILISDTPYHKLPPEAMEFYVQSVRQVGNVVIGLKTFENFLNFPDQVKEHFNGIEIIILADKSYTADGYKIVASPEEAIAYMSAKGVREIAVGGGAGTFNAFLDKDLVTDIYFNVSPIITGAGAILANNEELSSKFKYEGQKLKNGFLQLHLTKED; this is translated from the coding sequence ATGAAAGTAACAGTAATCGCAAACATTTCGGCTAATGGAAGAATTTTGATATCCGATACCCCGTATCATAAGCTGCCACCGGAAGCAATGGAATTTTACGTACAATCTGTAAGACAGGTTGGAAATGTAGTGATAGGATTGAAAACATTTGAAAATTTTCTAAATTTTCCAGATCAAGTAAAAGAACATTTTAATGGAATAGAAATCATCATATTGGCCGATAAATCTTATACGGCTGATGGCTACAAGATTGTAGCAAGTCCTGAAGAGGCCATTGCATATATGTCTGCAAAAGGAGTACGGGAAATAGCCGTTGGAGGCGGAGCAGGTACTTTCAACGCCTTTTTAGACAAAGATTTAGTTACAGATATTTATTTTAACGTCAGCCCCATAATCACTGGAGCTGGAGCAATTTTAGCAAACAATGAGGAGTTAAGTTCAAAGTTCAAGTACGAAGGTCAGAAACTTAAAAACGGTTTTCTTCAATTGCATCTAACTAAAGAAGACTGA
- a CDS encoding alpha/beta hydrolase, giving the protein MEQKVKIMYTYQTEKVNYKSEGVKISALQYTPLREGKCPVIIMAHGFGLTKEAYIDKFAEKFAENGFIVILFDYRNLGESGGLPRQEVNPYMQIEDYKNSITYAYTLNKVDNEKIGIWGTSFSGGHVIVTAATDRRVKCVVSQVPTVSGFKSGLRRMPAENLAIYWEIVEKDRLDRFNGKEPLMRALVGDTEQNPLYPMLEAKEYYMGAFKFSKTFRNEVTLRATEYSRMYEPDIYVSRISPTPIMYIVALNDNVTPTDLCLKAYEKTLEPKALEIIPGGHFSPYIEHFQIACKAAVDWFLKYLN; this is encoded by the coding sequence ATGGAACAAAAAGTCAAGATTATGTACACTTATCAGACAGAAAAAGTAAATTATAAAAGTGAAGGAGTAAAAATTTCAGCGTTACAGTATACTCCCTTAAGAGAAGGAAAATGCCCTGTTATTATTATGGCTCATGGCTTTGGTCTTACTAAAGAAGCTTATATAGACAAATTCGCTGAGAAATTTGCCGAAAATGGCTTTATTGTTATCCTTTTTGATTACCGAAATTTGGGAGAAAGTGGGGGATTACCACGACAAGAAGTCAATCCTTATATGCAAATAGAAGATTATAAAAACAGCATTACTTATGCCTATACCTTAAATAAAGTTGATAATGAAAAAATAGGGATTTGGGGAACGAGTTTCTCTGGTGGGCACGTTATTGTGACGGCCGCAACAGATAGAAGAGTTAAATGTGTCGTATCACAAGTTCCTACTGTCAGTGGTTTTAAATCTGGATTAAGAAGAATGCCTGCCGAGAATTTGGCTATCTATTGGGAGATCGTTGAGAAAGATAGACTTGACCGCTTTAATGGAAAGGAGCCATTAATGAGAGCACTCGTAGGTGATACGGAACAAAACCCCCTCTATCCAATGCTCGAGGCAAAAGAATATTATATGGGAGCGTTTAAATTTTCAAAGACATTTCGTAACGAGGTAACTCTTCGAGCCACAGAGTATAGCCGTATGTATGAGCCTGATATCTATGTGTCGCGTATTAGTCCTACACCGATTATGTATATTGTAGCGCTGAATGATAATGTTACACCGACCGACCTTTGTTTAAAGGCATACGAAAAAACTTTAGAGCCAAAAGCATTGGAAATAATTCCGGGCGGACATTTTTCTCCATACATTGAACATTTCCAAATTGCATGTAAGGCAGCTGTTGATTGGTTTTTGAAATATTTAAATTAA
- a CDS encoding AraC family transcriptional regulator codes for MKISDGILSETFQDNVVKTDRKASDADAFNIVDLSTANTILFPFEYSRKIFYTATLLQGNYNLEFEDRNIEISGNSLLFTTTKIPFGIHAMDDDYKGFSCIFKEEFITKANSGYRLLEFPIYKPGRQNIYSLTDAQTKNIITIYTKIDNESKADSDFKVNLLRNYLLEIIFNAQKLEAANLFVKTNNTAEVIACSFIRLLESQFPIESPQDIIKLKTSKDFADGLALHPNYLNRQVKLSKGRTVSDIIAARLVQEAKILLKLTNWQIAEISSALGFEEPSHFNLFFKKHANTSPTGYRKLK; via the coding sequence ATGAAAATTTCTGATGGAATATTGTCCGAAACATTTCAAGACAATGTTGTAAAAACAGATAGAAAAGCAAGTGACGCAGATGCCTTTAATATAGTTGACCTTAGTACAGCAAATACCATTTTGTTTCCTTTTGAGTATAGTCGTAAAATATTTTACACTGCTACTTTACTTCAGGGTAATTATAATCTTGAATTTGAGGACCGGAACATTGAGATCTCTGGGAACTCTTTACTTTTCACGACTACCAAAATACCTTTTGGGATACACGCTATGGATGATGATTATAAAGGATTTAGCTGCATATTTAAAGAAGAATTCATCACCAAAGCGAACAGTGGATATCGTTTGCTCGAATTTCCAATCTATAAACCTGGAAGGCAGAATATCTATTCCCTCACTGATGCGCAGACAAAAAACATTATCACTATTTACACTAAAATAGATAACGAATCAAAAGCTGACAGCGACTTTAAAGTCAATCTTTTACGCAACTATCTGCTGGAAATCATTTTCAATGCTCAAAAGCTCGAAGCGGCCAACTTATTTGTAAAAACAAATAATACGGCTGAGGTTATCGCTTGCTCCTTTATCAGATTGTTAGAATCACAATTTCCGATAGAATCACCACAAGACATTATAAAATTAAAAACCTCAAAGGATTTTGCGGATGGATTGGCTCTGCATCCGAATTACCTCAATAGACAGGTGAAATTATCCAAGGGTAGGACCGTAAGTGATATTATCGCAGCACGACTTGTACAAGAAGCAAAAATTCTATTAAAGTTAACCAATTGGCAAATTGCAGAAATTTCATCCGCACTCGGTTTCGAAGAACCATCTCATTTCAATCTGTTTTTTAAAAAACATGCGAACACTTCTCCTACGGGATACCGGAAATTGAAATAA
- a CDS encoding SDR family NAD(P)-dependent oxidoreductase has translation MKKVFITGANKSIGYETARQLIQQGCYVYLGTRNLKNGQQSVEKLKSEGLRNVEPIQIDITDQASVDAARKEIGGKTEILDVLINNAGISGGMPQKPASVDLNVLYEVFNVNLYGAVRTTKAFIDLLKNSSQPRIVNVTSGMASMTLCGNPDFQYRDYVGGIYGPSKAALNMYTIALALELRDTAFKVNAIDPGFTATDFNNHRGSGSVEVAGKRILKYAMIGTDGPTGKFISEEINPETGIVAF, from the coding sequence ATGAAGAAAGTATTTATTACAGGAGCGAACAAAAGTATTGGTTACGAGACTGCTCGCCAATTGATACAGCAAGGGTGTTATGTTTATTTGGGAACCCGTAATTTGAAGAACGGACAGCAATCCGTTGAAAAGTTGAAATCAGAGGGGCTGCGTAATGTTGAACCTATCCAGATCGACATCACGGACCAGGCATCGGTAGACGCGGCGCGAAAAGAAATTGGCGGAAAAACAGAAATATTAGATGTTCTTATTAATAATGCAGGAATAAGTGGCGGGATGCCACAGAAACCGGCGTCTGTAGATCTTAACGTTTTGTACGAAGTCTTTAATGTCAACCTCTATGGAGCTGTAAGAACTACAAAGGCATTTATCGATCTGTTGAAAAATTCTTCGCAACCACGTATTGTCAATGTAACCTCCGGTATGGCATCCATGACGCTTTGTGGCAACCCTGATTTTCAATACCGCGATTATGTGGGCGGTATTTATGGACCATCAAAAGCAGCACTCAATATGTACACTATTGCACTTGCACTTGAATTGCGCGACACAGCGTTTAAGGTGAATGCTATTGACCCGGGCTTTACAGCAACAGACTTTAACAACCACCGTGGTTCGGGTAGTGTTGAGGTAGCAGGTAAACGTATTTTAAAATACGCTATGATCGGGACGGATGGACCGACAGGGAAATTTATATCCGAAGAGATCAACCCCGAAACCGGTATTGTTGCTTTTTAG
- a CDS encoding SDR family oxidoreductase, giving the protein MTKIALVTGANKGIGFETAKQLAQQNIKVLLGARNENDGKRAEEKLRGHSLDVTYMKLDISHSADIENVRNLIENDYGTLDILVNNAAVFLDSSWFGNNIETVPMQILRDTFDINYFGTVELTQALLPLIKKSKAGRIVNISSVSGSFAAHLDESHWLFDLKPYAYSASKTALNQFTVFLADALRETNIKVNAANPGWVQTSIGSEQAPLTPQEGARTGVSLALLDDDGPTGTFSQDGELLPW; this is encoded by the coding sequence ATGACAAAGATAGCATTAGTAACAGGAGCCAATAAAGGGATTGGTTTTGAAACAGCCAAACAGCTAGCACAACAGAACATCAAGGTTTTATTAGGGGCAAGGAATGAAAATGACGGTAAAAGGGCAGAAGAGAAACTTCGAGGTCATTCGCTAGATGTGACCTATATGAAACTAGATATCAGTCATTCGGCTGATATAGAAAATGTTAGGAATCTTATTGAAAATGATTATGGAACATTAGATATTCTGGTCAACAATGCCGCTGTATTTTTGGACAGCTCGTGGTTTGGAAACAACATTGAAACTGTTCCGATGCAGATCCTTCGGGATACTTTTGACATCAATTATTTTGGTACAGTGGAGCTGACTCAGGCATTATTACCGTTGATTAAAAAAAGCAAGGCTGGGCGTATCGTCAACATCAGCAGTGTTTCTGGGTCTTTCGCTGCCCATTTGGATGAATCCCATTGGCTTTTTGATCTAAAGCCTTACGCATATAGTGCTTCAAAAACAGCTCTTAACCAGTTTACAGTTTTTTTAGCCGATGCACTTCGTGAGACAAATATAAAAGTTAACGCAGCGAATCCGGGATGGGTACAGACTTCCATCGGTTCAGAGCAGGCTCCACTTACGCCTCAAGAAGGTGCTAGAACAGGTGTTTCATTAGCTCTGCTAGATGACGATGGACCTACAGGCACATTTTCCCAAGACGGTGAACTTTTACCCTGGTAA
- a CDS encoding TfoX/Sxy family protein: MAYNNELVNRVRERLAIEENIEIEEKKMFSGLSFLVNGKMCINISHDNLMCRYNAELEDEVSEKQGFLPMIMKGKQLKGYCYVEPIGFQYHDDFEYWIKICLDYNPAAKASKKK, encoded by the coding sequence ATGGCTTATAACAATGAACTTGTCAACCGCGTCCGTGAAAGACTTGCAATCGAAGAAAATATCGAAATTGAGGAAAAGAAAATGTTTAGCGGGCTATCTTTTCTTGTGAATGGGAAAATGTGTATCAATATCAGCCATGACAATCTGATGTGCCGCTATAACGCTGAACTGGAAGATGAGGTTTCGGAAAAACAAGGTTTCTTACCAATGATAATGAAAGGAAAGCAACTAAAAGGCTATTGTTATGTAGAACCTATCGGTTTTCAATACCATGATGATTTTGAATATTGGATAAAAATCTGTCTTGATTATAACCCAGCTGCAAAAGCTTCGAAGAAGAAATGA
- a CDS encoding DoxX family protein, with translation MKIITPIKNSNNKYIVKIMNNLFFRTQNTLTGFILRLTLGIIFFPHGMQKTVGWFGGAGFSQMMKIFTEQMHLPTIVAFLVIMTECVGAICLIFGFATRFWAIAYIGLMLGIMFTTHLQYGFFMNWMGTQQGEGCQFDLMAIGIALALVVEGGGKYAIDGYIIRVKR, from the coding sequence ATGAAAATAATCACTCCAATAAAAAACAGCAATAATAAATATATCGTTAAAATTATGAACAATTTATTTTTTAGAACACAGAATACATTAACAGGATTTATTTTAAGATTGACCTTAGGTATTATTTTTTTTCCGCACGGCATGCAAAAAACAGTAGGGTGGTTTGGCGGAGCAGGCTTCAGCCAGATGATGAAAATTTTTACAGAACAGATGCATCTTCCGACAATTGTAGCATTCTTGGTCATTATGACTGAATGTGTTGGTGCTATATGTTTAATCTTTGGTTTTGCGACTAGGTTTTGGGCTATAGCTTATATCGGTCTGATGCTGGGAATTATGTTTACGACCCATTTACAATATGGATTTTTTATGAATTGGATGGGAACACAGCAGGGGGAAGGTTGTCAGTTTGATTTAATGGCTATCGGAATTGCTTTAGCTTTGGTAGTTGAAGGCGGGGGCAAATATGCGATTGACGGATATATTATTCGGGTAAAAAGATAG
- a CDS encoding helix-turn-helix domain-containing protein, whose amino-acid sequence MSNKKRDIDKETILALKDGIELLSGKWKFCILHNLQKHGTMRFKDLQEMAQGISPKVLSKELQELEDNLLISRTVNNTRPVTVSYALTTYAIETEEVVNALIKFGLMHRDKIKAK is encoded by the coding sequence ATGAGCAATAAAAAACGTGATATTGATAAAGAAACTATATTGGCATTAAAAGATGGCATTGAATTGCTCAGTGGTAAATGGAAATTTTGTATCCTGCACAATTTACAAAAACACGGCACAATGCGGTTTAAAGATCTGCAAGAGATGGCTCAGGGAATATCCCCGAAAGTACTATCCAAAGAACTTCAGGAATTAGAAGATAATTTGCTGATTAGTAGAACGGTTAATAACACCAGACCTGTGACCGTCTCTTATGCGCTTACCACATATGCCATAGAAACGGAGGAAGTTGTCAATGCTTTAATTAAATTTGGCCTAATGCATAGAGATAAAATTAAAGCAAAATGA